GAGAATCGTGTCGCAGAATGCGGATGGCAGCCATTCAAACAGCAACACCAGAATCCAGTGAAGCCCCGCTATAGACGTCATTCCGCGAAGTCCAAAAGTCGGATATGTAAACTTTCGGTTGCCTCGTCGACCTTTCTTAATCAACTCGGCCCAAGTGCAGTCGACGGGTATCGCGTTGTACACCACCGTCTCTTGAACGTTCTTTCTGCGAGAatcaagaaaattatattaacctTTTCTTCGAAATTTTCTACGATTTCTACGATTTGAATTGAAACGAAGCTTTCCGTTCTCCTTTGTTCACGAAAATGTCACAACACGTAGAATCTCCTCGTTTCGTTCGCGTGTGCGATTCTTTGCGAAACGATAACCGAGGCTATACGAGTCTGGTAAACCGCCTTAATGCGACTTTCCCCTAGTAGCTACTGCTCGATGCCCGAAATGCTGGCCGTTTAACCCGTTACCTTTTGCTCGCCCGCTCAAAAGAGATTTGAATGCTCTCGCGAAACCGTGCTCATTTGGCGTAAACTTTAATTGCAACGCTTTACGGCTTTAACAGCGGCAAAGGTAACGACCTATGGGTGTACAGTCGCGTGATTTACGAACAAGGTATCGCGTGCGATTCGATTCAACGTTTCACCCGTTGGTTTTGTTCGTTTATTaaagattatttattattccgtTTCTCGATCTTGTTCCGATAAATTTCACAAGCAAAAACAATTTCTCTTTTAATCAATTCAATTTTCTGTTATAATTTGCTTATATAAGAACAAGTCACGCGTGTACCTACCTTCGGGTCAATTAACTTTCACCGCTTCCGCGTTGAGCAAGCATAACAACGCGAAGAATTATCCCCTAATTAGCAATCTATGGGTGAAAATAGCTTGCGGAAACATCAGTTTCGCCAGGCGTTTCAAATGGAAGTGGTTGACAAGCGACCCTTTACTACCTGCCCTTCGTTATTCCACGTCCATTCGCGTATAATTAACAACTGTTTTACTGGCTGTTAAAGCTTCTTTAACGACGCGTCGTATTTTACGAACGACGTCCGCTTGTAAATACTTACATGGTGGCTCGTTCCCAAGCAGAAACGATCAGACTGTTCACCGCCAAATCGATCGGTATGATTTCTGCTCGCAACTGAGACTTGCCAAGGGCGAAACCCGCTCCTACAATCAGGGCAGTCGGTCCTGTAAGTACATCAACGAAACCGGGCATAGGCTCGCGATAAGCTGGACCGATCAAAGGAAGCCTCAAGAAAGCCACAGGTACATCCGCTACGTCCTCCTCTCTCGACCCTTCGCTCGTTCTACCCTCTTGCTGAAAAACGCTCGAGACGATCGCTGCCACTTCCAAACGCGGCAACTTTTGGCAAAACTCGAACAGCTTTTGGCACGGTCCACCCGCGTGCAACACCACGCTGACGTTTTGCAAAAGCTTCCTGTCTTCCTTCATCGTGCCCAGTCCATCGTACACTAGATTACCCTCGAACGCTTTTACGCGAGAAATCGCATCAGGCAACTCCTGCCTAACCCTCTCGAACCTATAACAAACAACGGTAGATTCGATCAATTGGAGTTTGGCCAAACTTGATTCGAAATCCGATTCGATAATGCTGATAATTATGAGTTCTGCGGTTTCCGTTCGAATCTATGGAAGATACGTTAATATCTAACTATTCCGTAATTATTTATTCCTAGAACGCGTAGTTCCTTTCAATTTACGGGTCGCGATCGATCGTCTGTAATTTCTGTTTGTAATAACAGCAGTTAAGGGCGTTCCAGACAGTCCTTCTCCACGCCTCCAACTACCAAGACTATTATTGCACGATTGTGTACACCATAACCACCCTGCTATTCTATCGATGGTTTGTCGTCCACGGCTAGCAACTTCCATGCAAGTAACTCGAGCCTGTATTCTGTAAGGATAAGATTGTCGAGCAAGATTCCGCGTCATCGAGCTTTAGCGTTATTCTTTTATACGTCCACTTCTATTAAATCGACGCTTCTCTATAAATTTTTATCGATGCGCGTAAAATTTTTACTCCAACTCTTACAACGTCTGAGTTCCACTTAATTCTTTTATGGTAGAATGAAATAGATCGAGTTATTGTATCACTTTCGTATTGCAAATTGCCTTCATCCGGGTCGCAAACgtattaaaaatatgtattttatttttctcagaaATTTAACTCAGCTCTCCGCttcgaaaataaatttcttcactGCTGAGAATAACCACCCCCCGGCGACGGTGCTTCAGCTCGCGTGTCTTACGATGCAACCAAGATAGTTACGGTTCACGATTTATATATCCGCAATTCAATTTATACCTCGAGAATGTTGTACACCTAGGGAGCGACAGATTTTTTTTATGTCGAAACAcgtttaaagtttcaatttgaaaatttattattcccCTCCTTTTTCAACTCCAGGTGAATCGTTCGCATTCACTCGGGAACGAAACACTTCAATCGCGTTACGTGTTCGGCGTTACAGCAACGTTTGTTACCAGGCATGTCGTTCGTTTCGCCGTTTTCCATTTAATTGTCTTCAATTATCGTTTCACCCTGTCGACGGTGGTAAATCGCCGGCCGCGATAAAGCCGTTTAAAGTCATGAGCACATATTATCAACCCTGAATAGAAGACAAACAAGCTTTCCGTTTCTATTTCACTAGCCAGACGTACCCCGATTATCTCTAAGATAATTTGCTTAAAAGGAAACGGTTAATTATTTGGCCGTGTGTCGTGCACGGAATTGTTCTTCGACCCTTTATTTACGTCTTCCGGAAGAAATATGTTTCGAACGAAGGAAATAATTATTCTTTGTTCCagcataaaaaatttgataaaccGTTTTCGTTTCAGTGTTCTCGTTCTTATTTGAGGTAGGATATAACGTTGTAATGAAACGACTAAACAAATTAACGCGGTTCTTCGTGGCATCCGTTGAATTTCTAATGAAAAGGTAATTCGCAGCCGCCGCTCTGTCTAATGAAGCCTTGATTAGAATGGAACGCTGCAATATCTAACGAATGGCTGATTAAAGTCAGACGTAATATCTAACGAATAGTATGAGACTTAATATGAAACCCTGCGAATAATTACAGTGCAACGATGTTCCGTGTAGCAATCATACGCGACAGCGTGCGGGATAATCAATAGCtttgttagaaaaaaaaaacattcttcGAAAAGTAACATTTAGCAATTAATATTTCACGTAATTAAAGCGGGTTATAAGTAGAAACGTTCAAATATTCGTCAGTTTCCTTTGCAAGAACGGTGTTTTATCTCCCAATTAAGGTCTAATAACCGAATCAAGGCGGaataattgcaataaaaatgGAGCAATTAGCATGCACGGCAACCGCGTGTTTTCCTTCCGGCCAGTGTTAAACGCAACTGTTTGCATAAATTAATCGAACAAACACAAACACACACGGTTTCGTTACCCAGCTGTTTGCCAatcgaaatttcattattaccgaTACTATGCGCTCGATAAACAGGTCTTCCTACAACTCCAGGAACCTTTGTTTGTATTATTTCACCACAAACCAATTATCCAATAGTTCGTGCATGCTTCCTTGTTCCCAGATACGCGTAGACAGTTATAGAAACTGGATGGTAAAATAACTTTggattattttcaaattctccTACCGAGGCGATAGAAAGATATTCCTGATTCTGTCCTCTTTATCCAAGCCGTTCCGTGATCTGAGCACCGTGTACACCTTCACGTTCGGAAACGAACGAAGAATCTTTTCGAGGAGAGCTCGTCCGAAATCACTGGTCACTCCGGTTAGGAGCAGCTCGCGATCCGCGTACCACTCGCTTAGAGCCATGCTCTTTGACTGACCGATGGGAAAAGAAAGCAACTCCATTGCTTCTCGCTGCAACCCACTTACCGTCCTTTTACTACCGCCTTGCGTTTCATCGACGAATTCGCGGTGAGGCAATCGAATATTATTACCATCGATTGCTGATCAAATTTCGGAGAGATTTGCAAGATGGAATATCGAATATCCGTTATTCGCCGCAATTTAATTCAATTCTAAACCCGAGATGTACATCCCTTAGGTTTCCCCTTTAATGTGCCGCGTCTCAACCCTTGTTGCAGTCCCTTCGACAACGACAAACGAGGAACGGACGGTCCTTGATCATGCACAGACGCTTCACAAACGTCTGGGACATCTCCATGTAAATGAGAGTACCGGGTGTACGGTTACCAAGATTGGCAACCAACGCAACGGCTGGATGCACCCTTTCCACGATTTTCAACGTTTCCGCGTTTATGCCACTCGCAAACGTGTActaatatgtacatatataacaACGAATTCGCCGGAATAACGTTATCTCCTTAAATTGCGGTCGTTTctgttttcgtttcgtttcgcgtgGAAGTTCGGTTTATTAGAGGCTGCCGGGAAACGGAACCGTTTGGATAACaggttgcatcggataatggaAGCTTCGCGAGCTCTGCGCATTACAAACAATTTATCCTTTCAACCGTAAATACCGATATCTGGGATTCGAATTTCGACACTGACCATCTTTTGCTCCGTTTTCTCTAAAATAGCACGCGCGAAGAAGCGAGAGAGTGAAGCGAACGGAATTTTACCGTGAATCTTGAGTTAACGGGTTAAACACTTTCACATTTCAACCTTCGTTTGAGAGATCCTTCGAAAGCAGAACTGGTGAGAGGAAAACAGAGAGACAGAGTGTATACAAAAAATAAAGGTGAAGAGGATTCTGTTGTATTGTCGAAACATCGATACTTTCACGTTGCTCCGGTTTTCACTCTACTTTCTGCTCGATGTCCGATTTCTCCATAACATTCCCCCCCCAGCTACTCTTCTTTATTTCCATCCATGAATATGTACACGATTTTTCTGCCTACGGACATGTCAGTTATGCTGTTTGTGAATACAGAATTGTGCCAATTTGGAAGAAACCGCGTAGTTGCGAGCACGAAAGAGGTGGATCGCCGCTTTTGACGGACGTTCGTTATCAGGAAACGTCGATATCCATCTACCTATCGATCACCTGTTTACTCGTGTCGCAAGCGAGTTTCGCTCTATCAATCGTTTTTCCGACATCCCTCTTAATGCTCTCGAATTTTCCTTTCCAACATCCGATGGTCGGTTTGATGCGAAAATTTTGACAACATATTCGAGTCGCCCAGGGGGAATTCACTTTGAACGTGCGTATCTTTTGATGAGAATCAGACAAGGTAACGTCGCATTGTGCGTTCATTAGCTATGCATTGTCTAAATGGCGTATGAAATTATCAGGGGCATTCGCTGTGAAACGTCCTCATTCGCCACCATAAAGGAACAATACACTAAATTCAGTCTTGTCCAGCTGTTTGCTGCAACTGACAAGCAGCCATTTTCAGGaaaccttaagctttaaatttcaCGTGTTCACAGTTttacttttgaaattatttggaaGATTATTCGAAGCAACGATATCTCGTACGAATTGCTAGTAGAATGATATTCGTTACCGAATCGGTGTCTCGCCCATAGAATCCGTATCTCAATTACCGTAAGCGCTTTCAGAATTTGCAATTCCAATGGTGGACCAGAATCGATATCGATTGCTACTTAATAGAACGTCGCTGCGCGAATTTAGAGagaatttatcaaataaaattagGAAATCTTTGTCGAAATGAACGATAGACTCTTATTTCAAGCAACTCGAGACATCGCGAAAATATTGTTTGATATCTAATATTTTCCAAAAACACGAAATCACAGGAAATTATTAAAACGAACGTAACAATTTCATAGTTTATTTTCATTCACTTTTGGACAGAGAAGTATTATTTGTGCTCAGTTGTACAACGATTGCATAATGTATATATTTCGATAACCGTGTTACATAGATATAACAACGCGGAAGTACAATAACAGGAAAAACGATCGACATTTCTGTGGACACGGTTCGTCGGCAAGCAGACCCGTGGGAAATAATTATGTTATTCGATAGAACGAGGACCGAGTTAATTACCGTAAATTAATAACCGTTTCATTGCGACTGAAAATTATCGCGCGATCGATGCAACGGAGAAAATATCGTAAACGAACGAAATAGAGCGCGGTGGAAAACCGATACAGTTCAACAAACTGTACGAgtggatattttttaattacaatatgttTTCGTCATCGAGTTATAAATTTTCCTGCCAGTGTATCGATTCAAGCTGTAAGATAAATTGAAACTAAATTGCATTCGTTGCATAGTCAATTTGTTAGTAAATTAACAGGCAAATATTTCTTCCATAAAGGAAATTGACGAAGAGATGCagcaataaaaaataattatattttcatcgAAACTCTATGATAGCGTTTCTAAAGATCAAAAACAAATTAGTGAAAATTGAGGTGTGCGATAAATATCTGCTCCGTAAAGAGAAAGTTAATTGGAAAGTGGAACTTTGAGAATAAAACATATAACCGTAATTAAACAAACGCGTTACAAAAAGCGATGCATAACAAACAGCAACAATGTTGCAACGTACAACAAGGTAAATTGCAAGCtgaattagaatttcaaatagAGTCAAGTGTACATGTTTAGtaagaaaacatttgtaaattattaaccTGAACCTTGTCACCTGTTCGTTGAACAAACTTGCAACAAAACGTCGTGGAAACGCATCGCATTCCAATTTAACCGACGCGATCCATTTTTCTTGGTGCATTCGATTACGTAATCGCTTATGGGTCGAATCGAAAGTGCAATCGTTGCAGGTAATTGCAGCAAACTGATTTCTACTGTCCAGCAAGGTGATTCAAACTCGATGTATGTCGAAATTGCATTTGACAAGAAAAGTGTgcttttatttttgcaattttgaagttaatcatatttttaattagattttatttAAAGACACGAATCGAGGAAGTAATCAAAGTTTTTTAACGACGCGAAAACAACCTTACGTTTACGTGATTAAAGTTAAGTAAAAAAGTATTTTGGAGGCTCGGAAAATATAATTTACTTTGATTGAATCTTTTTTTACGCAAGCAGATCTTCGCGGAACGCAAGGGAACAAATTGTTAATGAGTTTAAGAATTTCCTCGGAAATAAACTTGGCTGCGGCCGATGGTAGATGCAAGTTACTGTTTTTTCGAGAAGATTACTGGGATAGTTCGGAAACTTCTTTACTGCCAGGTTTAAGAAGATTACTGGTTcaagaagaaattaattaattaccggAATCGCGTGAAGATCAAACCGAGAATTCGAGGGAATAAGAAAAGATGAGCTACTATGTATAACAGTTGAAAACCGGTTGACATATTTCAATTTCGACAAACTTGTTTTGTCTGAGATGGCGATAAAAAATCGTAATGGTACTTGAATATTTTATCGCTACTAAATTACGTGGGAAAACTTGTTTTTAATGAATCGTATATCAGTTGAGTACTATAAACTTGTTTACTCCGTTGTACCACTTGACGAACGATTTGACGATTAAATCGCCGTGTAAATCACCAATGAATGGCCGATTTTCCAACCCATTAATGGCCGTTTAAAACGTTTTTCTAATGTAGATCGCCCGTACGAGTTCTCCTTCGATAGACAAGATTTATACCGTCGATTTTGCGCATCGAACTTCCATCGAGTTCCGTCGTTCTTACTTTATTTCTGTTACTTACCGTTTTAAGCTTGGAAAAGCCGTTTACAATTCAAACAAGGGAAACTTCATAGGAAGAGAAGTATATTTTATTACCGCAAGATAGGAAAGCGATTTATTGAAATATCGATGGAGAAAACTGGTATTCAGCTTGGATTCCTCTGAAACTGAACGCGTTAAAGGTTTCTATTTACTCTTCCGGCATTCCTATCCACGCCTATTATGCTAAATACCACGAGAAGGCATCGAATTTCCCTTCACTAAGCAAATAACCGTCCACGGAAGGTATTCGTGGTAAGATTAAAATTTGAATCGTTACCGAAACAAATTTCAATAGTGCACTCCATTCCCCGAGACATTTGCCCTTTTCTAATTAATAATGATTCAATTCGCAAGAAAAACAAAACAgaatacattattattattctgtCGCTAAAAAATACATCAACATTACAAGGAAAAGAATGGAATAATTGATTCTTAGGGAATTGTCACTCGATCTAGTGATGGCTTTGACCACCATCTCGAGGATATTATTCGTTTCGGTGACGTTCGTCTCATTCTTCTCTCCAGCCAACAATTCATGGATGGTGGAGCTGAAAACGCATTCTCTTCTTCCTGGATCGTAAACATAACCGATTTTGCAGATGCACTGGTAACCACCTGGCATATTCATGCACGCCTCTCCGTCGTTTATGGAGCAACTGTGCTCTCCTCTGGTGCACTCGTTCACGTCCACGCAGAGACCGAATCTCGAGGACCATTCGTAGCCAGATTCCATGCACTCGCAGCTGATGTTTATCTGGTTGCCTATCAAGCTGAAGAAATCCTGATTTTCTTGCCTGTTCAACGTGCACGTTCTGTGCTCTAGACGAAAGAAGGCAAACTAAATTGATCAGGACATATCAGATCAGAATTTTTTGCGCGAAAGCACACGTTACGTAAACGATATTAACAAGAGTGAAGGTAGAATAATAGGTGGTcagaaaacgaaggaaaagtTAAGAGAAAACAAATTTCGCAAGCGAGAGACGCTAAATTGGCACGTAAGGTCATCGACCCGTTCACTTTCGTGTTCCAGTCTTAACTTAGGTCAGCGAATCGTTGGCTAATATACTTAGTCGATAAACATTTCAACGCGAACGTTAAACACCGCGATAACGTCTTGCACGGCAGAGGAACGATGTTAATAACCGGCATGAAATTATCCAGGGCGTCGAGTTTCGAAATTCTAAGCAATCCTCTTACTGCAAACCGACGTAAGGTGATTTCTACGCACCCGGTGGGTTTGCGGCGTAACAAGGATTCACTGGCGACTGATAGCAATCCGTCATGTCACGGATGTGCCTGATAGGACAACAGTGATCCGGACAGAAACTATAAAGGGCACAGGCATACGGCTGCGTGTCATCGGCTCGCGGATCACCGTTTCCGCCTTCGTGTTCCATCTGACAATTGGCATAGTTGTCGCAGGATTCGCCGAAGATGCTCAGCTCTGGAACGCCGAGCATCGTGTACCAGCACATGTAGTAGCTCACCGTGCTGCGCCACTGAAATCGTTCTAAATCCAAATTCTGTCAATTCGCGATATCACACGTCTAATTACGAATGGAAGAATGAATGtccaaaaaagaaaatacacttAAGGCTGGTTGACAGATAAAAAATGTCAACTATAGAGAAACTTTCCTCGGGCTATATACAGGGGGTGATTAAAATTTTCGATAAtctattttcgaaaaaaataagtaaaCCTCCATTCTTGTTCGTAATCgttgtgaaattaatttttttcgaaaataaagcgtcatatgaaaaaatgttattctacattttcgattcaatttttcacgttGAATCACCCCCTAGtcgcttgtaccaccagttacgggacaccctgtatattattaGCTTGTCTTTTTGATTGGAAAGATCCCGAGGGAAGCATCGGTACTTGCCAATTGGACCTTGGAAGGGAAGCGCGGTTAGTTCGTCACGCCTCTGTGCCGTCTGACAGTCCCTTTGAACTGCCTGGATCTGCTTGGTATTGTTCTCAACCTTCCACTTCTGTTCTTTCATTATTGTCACAGTGTCGTCTTCTCGCTTCAGGGGAGTATCCTTAATCACACCTTCCAGATACTTTAGACACTCGACGAAGCTCGCGTCACAGTATCTAGATGTAATTCAGATAgaattacatttcattttcttctgctGATCagggaaatataattgataGTCTGATACTTGCGCACTTCCCAGTGCAAGGACCTCAATGGAGGCTTCGGGAACTCTTCGTAGAGTCTGCCCCGAGAGTCCTCCGGTCTCCTGTAGTATCTACGATCGTAGTCTTGAAATTTATGCGCCCGAATGTAATAGGCGACGTCTCGAATGACCTTATTCTTATCCCATTCGGCGTCCCAATCTTCGCTCGGTTCGTCCACGTCAGGCACGTCGGTCATCCTCACATCAGGATCTATAACCTGTTCCGTCATTGGCACAGCCTCGATTTCCCCTTCTTCCTTCGTCGCTGTTCTACTTTCGCTGATCGGTGTAGTTGTTTCCAATTCTTGAATTGGAAATGTCATTTGCTGTATCGAACAAAGTTCAGGTAAAACGCAAAAACATAGAGACGCGTATAATATCGATTTCATTATTCGTTTAAAACGTCTCTGTTTTACGTTGATTCTTCGTTGTTTCTGCTACGACGTTCATGGTAAACGCTGatttataatgaaaaatgaCAATTTTTGTGTATAACAGGTGGAGAGTCGATGAAAGCATAGAGTGGTGCATAATCGAACAGGCTTCTTGAATATACCTTGTCACAATAGAGTGAATTAGTCGAAGGGTAAAAGCTGGTTCAAAGCGGGCTTGCTGGCAAAGCCAGCCGATAAGTAAGGGGAGAAAGCCGCGAGGAATAAAGCCAGACGCAAAGAGCAACCGGACAAAAAGCCTGAAAGCAGGAGAACTTTAATTGCTTTCGAATATCGACGAGTGTCGCGACGAACAACCTTCTCCTCCGTCTTCTCTGATTTGCGAGTCAATCGTGAAACGTGAAAGGCAGCAAGAGAACGCTCGTAATTATTTATTCGAACAGGTAGAAACAAAAAACGCATTCGCATACTTGGCCGACTGATATTTCTACgttaaagagaaaaatagaaaagttttTGTATCGCCTTATCGATATGCCTGGCGATACCTTTCCAAAAAAAATTACATCCAGACTGGCGGATACGTGGTTCGCGCGTCGTCGAGACGATTCCAGGCGGAAATTTCCAAACGCGCCTCAACTCTAATCCGTTTTAAAAGATCTGCACACCGATGTACCGAACATTGACTTTCAAATCGACCGATCGAAATTCCGAGAGAGAGAAGGGTAGTTCCTTCGGTAAACACGTTCCTCACCTTTTCTCCAGGCTATTtcgaaactttttaaatatcccaACTGGCGAATGCATGAACGATCGCGAGTACGTGGAAACGGAAATGGGAAATAGAcgacttaaaaattaaattgtacttGGTTGAACGTTTAACGATCGCCTCCGGTATAATTATGTTTGAAAGACGGATCAAACGCTTTGACGACACTTCATTCCGCAAGTTTTATTCTTCCCTCAATATTTGTTACTGCTGGTGTTTACTCGCGAAGTCACGTTACCATTCGTATTTACATATTCTCTACACCAGTTACGGATCCAACGGGAACTTTTCAGTTCACTGAAAGCAACGGCACACGCGTATATTCACTCAGACGTGACGTACTTCTGATATTTATACGCGTATTCCCACGAGAGCGTAGATGCGATTATGCAATGTGTAGTACCAAGGTGGTTGCTCGTGCATAATACTCTTCTCTCAAATATCCTCGACTCTCGTGCATTGGTAATGTTCcttcctttccttctctttGTCTCTGCCGCAAGACGACGTTCTAAATCCTTTCACAAGTATTCAAGGTGTTTTGCAAGAATTCGCATACCACGAGATATCGTTAACAAACGACAGTTCGATGATTAAATTCGATATCTCGAGTTATTCGCCCGAAAAGGAAGCTTTAAGATACGAAATCTGGCGAGTATCAGAGATGGCTGGCGGCTGTTGACGCGCAAACAACCCCGTAGCATCGAAGAAtgaacttttttcttttccccgACGATGGTTTATCGCATCACAGCTCGAAGGGAATGAAAGGTACAAAAGCTTTCAATAACTCGTGCCTGTTCTAGCGACTTTAGCCGCGCGTGTCATCTCCCAAATGGATTTCACCATTGTTGCCGGCAGCTGTACAGCACACGCTTTATTTCCTCCCTCTTGCGGACCCTATCAACCGAGCCCCACCAAGGTATTCTCTCGATCTTCGTGCACCCTTCTTCGGCCTCGTTGCAGCCCATTAATTTCGGAAAACAGTTCGCATAAGGAGCAGCTCGAATATCATCCCCATTATTcgtaagaaatatctggaaccTGAATGTTCTTTTTCGGTTCTTCAGTTTTGTCTTCCAGCAATTCTCGGAGGATTACGTTGTTCTTGATTCCACGATCGCGTTTGCattttcgaaattgaaattcttaCATACAGGTTGCTGCAACTCAAAATTTTCCAAAGAGAAGAACATACATTGGCGCGAGTTTTTAAATGGATTTCTGTTCTTTCGAAACGGCAGCTTCCGGCGGAATTCTTAAGCTTGCATTCGACGAAAATGCTGCACTCTCCATTATGGTTCATCGTTTCGTGGGACGAGTTGGATCAAAGGTGCGCGGATGCTTCCAATCGTCAAATGGATTTCGCTATCGCGGCGACCGTTCATACGTTTCctcttctttccctttcttttttcttttttttttttttctatccccGTCAAATACTCGAGAAACCGTGTCAGCTGTGCCTCGCTTCCCTTCTCGATTGTGTTCGACGGTCGTTGACTCGATTCTACCGCTGTGTACCGACTCGCGTTACGCCCATTTCCGAGGgacattttttaaaaagtacTCCTCGCGTTCTCGTGGACTCGAAATTCTTTTGGCAACGGAATCTTCTTTGGACGGTGCAATAAAAATCGAAATCTCCGCGTTAGCGCGACGCTTTTCAGAAAATGCGAGTTGCAGAATGTTCCCTGTGATCCggtgaaaaattgaagaaaattggaGAGCACGTTCGAAATGGAAGCATCTACTTCGGCTTAACAAGGAGGGAAACGTTTCGTGGCAGGATTTCAGAAACggatgaaaaatatcaaagtttCGGATCGGAAGAGCGAGAGTAGAGAGTCGGTCATCTGGTCGAGGCTCGTTCAACAGGACAGAGCCGGTCGTTTCTTGCGGGGACGTATTTCGTTCTTTTCGCAGATTGGCGAGAATGTTGACCCAGTTTCACGGCTTCGGATGGGATCGGACGTTACTCGCTCTTCCGAAACTGCTGACTAGAATACGCGATGAGCAGGCGAAGTTAGGATGGTTGTTACCCCGTCTTTCTCCCAGAGGGAACGCCATCGACTTCCCGAAATTCATGCT
This region of Osmia lignaria lignaria isolate PbOS001 chromosome 10, iyOsmLign1, whole genome shotgun sequence genomic DNA includes:
- the LOC117611948 gene encoding putative fatty acyl-CoA reductase CG5065 is translated as MELLSFPIGQSKSMALSEWYADRELLLTGVTSDFGRALLEKILRSFPNVKVYTVLRSRNGLDKEDRIRNIFLSPRFERVRQELPDAISRVKAFEGNLVYDGLGTMKEDRKLLQNVSVVLHAGGPCQKLFEFCQKLPRLEVAAIVSSVFQQEGRTSEGSREEDVADVPVAFLRLPLIGPAYREPMPGFVDVLTGPTALIVGAGFALGKSQLRAEIIPIDLAVNSLIVSAWERATIKNVQETVVYNAIPVDCTWAELIKKGRRGNRKFTYPTFGLRGMTSIAGLHWILVLLFEWLPSAFCDTILSQLGAKKRLLEEQRRVRNALRSLESISSRSWSAERNRLYLLHQRLSSEEQDAFPVAAEIDVESYVLCATAAARKYCVDDSNIGIVKIFRLLFFLSIAVAFLSMFFFNKYRTSETVTRREIEQF
- the LOC117611947 gene encoding uncharacterized protein LOC117611947: MKSILYASLCFCVLPELCSIQQMTFPIQELETTTPISESRTATKEEGEIEAVPMTEQVIDPDVRMTDVPDVDEPSEDWDAEWDKNKVIRDVAYYIRAHKFQDYDRRYYRRPEDSRGRLYEEFPKPPLRSLHWEVRKYCDASFVECLKYLEGVIKDTPLKREDDTVTIMKEQKWKVENNTKQIQAVQRDCQTAQRRDELTALPFQGPIERFQWRSTVSYYMCWYTMLGVPELSIFGESCDNYANCQMEHEGGNGDPRADDTQPYACALYSFCPDHCCPIRHIRDMTDCYQSPVNPCYAANPPEHRTCTLNRQENQDFFSLIGNQINISCECMESGYEWSSRFGLCVDVNECTRGEHSCSINDGEACMNMPGGYQCICKIGYVYDPGRRECVFSSTIHELLAGEKNETNVTETNNILEMVVKAITRSSDNSLRINYSILFLVMLMYFLATE